The proteins below are encoded in one region of Penicillium psychrofluorescens genome assembly, chromosome: 4:
- a CDS encoding uncharacterized protein (ID:PFLUO_007214-T1.cds;~source:funannotate), which produces MLQGNRPAAVAHLRTGLRILSGLHVQFLRLDPRQGSICLELSSQTEQDPLGQLARVFARLDYEATMFGERTPVLALLPADKKLGIPKAFASVAEAKQSLDLLANCVFRFRGELLRLAALEIGDKFSEMDFAVRHCLHHSRTRTVNLCCHPALQEQHDDLITNLARWSSAFQALSLHPLHSHARPTLLLEIQHFYLHFLILTVRDTYEQHCDRFADTFKRIVSLSEKFINGVAPSNYMQSSFLPGLTFTLESGIIPALYIISVKCRDRDIRRAAISLLQSTTCQEGMWEGALIARFMEEVAELEEKAARDQTGKNVVTASDIPEQARFNDVVVAASERPGYGRLVYGRFLHESTGELVVSEECFQL; this is translated from the coding sequence ATGCTCCAGGGAAACAGACCGGCAGCCGTTGCTCATCTTCGGACGGGACTGCGGATCTTGTCAGGGCTTCATGTGCAATTTTTGAGACTGGATCCGCGGCAGGGAAGTATCTGTCTGGAATTAAGTTCTCAGACAGAGCAGGATCCTCTGGGACAGCTTGCTCGAGTCTTTGCTAGACTGGACTATGAGGCTACCATGTTCGGGGAGCGGACACCTGtccttgctctcctcccTGCTGACAAGAAGTTGGGCATTCCGAAAGCATTCGCAAGTGTCGCCGAAGCAAAGCAGtctcttgatcttcttgcaAACTGTGTCTTTCGGTTTCGAGGCGAGTTACTCCGTCTAGCAGCGTTGGAGATCGGAGATAAGTTCTCCGAGATGGATTTTGCTGTCCGGCATTGTCTGCATCATTCGCGGACACGAACAGTGAACTTATGTTGTCATCCAGCACTGCAAGAGCAACATGACGACCTAATCACCAATCTGGCTCGGTGGTCATCTGCATTCCAGGCTCTTTCGCTACACCCGTTACACTCACATGCGCGGCCTACTCTCTTGCTGGAGATCCAGCATTTCTACCTGCACTTCCTAATATTAACCGTTCGCGATACATACGAACAACACTGCGACCGTTTTGCTGATACTTTCAAACGCATCGTCTCCCTTTCAGAAAAGTTCATCAACGGGGTGGCACCCTCCAACTACATGCAATCCTCATTCCTCCCCGGATTAACATTCACCTTGGAGTCCGGCATCATTCCAGCCTTGTATATCATTTCTGTTAAATGCCGCGACAGAGATATACGACGTGCAGCTATCTCATTGCTTCAGAGTACTACGTGCCAGGAAGGGATGTGGGAGGGAGCCTTAATCGCTCGGTTTATGGAAGAGGTGGCCGAGTTGGAAGAGAAGGCTGCTAGAGATCAAACGGGGAAGAATGTGGTCACTGCAAGTGATATTCCTGAGCAGGCGCGGTTCAATGATGTTGTCGTGGCTGCATCGGAGAGGCCAGGGTATGGGCGGCTTGTGTATGGGAGGTTTTTGCACGAGTCTACCGGTGAGCTGGTGGTGTCGGAGGAGTGTTTTCAGTTGTAG
- a CDS encoding uncharacterized protein (ID:PFLUO_007209-T1.cds;~source:funannotate) translates to MAQFQHPLHCLQSVQRQPTDLLIGSAGQRIYSYAAPTGQRLDVWPQNVDSASLESAGASVTEEQAPPEKRRKLSAEEKLDKPTWSTIPILKVSPDGKHVVAVTAEDKSIRVLQLNEDGTLRQLSSRTMAKRPSALALTPDGKTIICADKFGDAYSLPLIPSTDYVAEMQSEAKPYKPAATSLTVHTKRNLESLEQQMRQAELKAKKAEEKTALAFEHQVILGHVSLLTDLICVPSPTNPSRSYILTADRDEHIRVSRGVPQAHVIEQYCLGHTAFISKLCVPSWAPELLVSGGGDNYIMLWEWTEGRMLQKIPLLDSSEATEVIVRGIWEVSFAQVAGMDDPLRAILVALEGSSQLLCFTLEKDSTLKQQLPIQLSGNVLDLVAIESRNAIAVSVDTVHQQNSTDTWKPSVESPQMLLECLQAENQVDGLHWNPSPDPLAGHIASQGTTGLGEALDDKQKKALAGSLYSLGNLRKRSWDE, encoded by the exons ATGGCCCAGTTTCAGCACCCTTTGCACTGCTTGCAGTCTGTCCAAAGACAACCCACAGATCTTCTCATTGGCTCGGCCGGCCAACGGATCTACTCCTACGCTGCGCCCACTGGCCAGCGCCTCGACGTGTGGCCTCAGAATGTAGACTCGGCAAGCTTGGAAAGCGCGGGGGCCTCTGTTACAGAAGAACAGGCGCCGCCTGAAAAAAGGAGAAAACtgtccgccgaggagaaatTGGACAAGCCTACCTGGTCCACCATTCCCATTTTGAAGGTCTCTCCCGACGGAAAGCACGTAGTGGCTGTCACTGCGGAGGACAAAAGTATCCGTGTCCTGCAGCTGAACGAAGATGGGACACTGCGGCAATTGAGTTCGCG GACAATGGCCAAGCGACCCAGCGCATTGGCTTTGACTCCAGATGGCAAGACCATCATTTGCGCTGACAAGTTCGGGGATGCTTACTCTCTTCCGCTGATCCCCAGCACGGATTATGTGGCGGAGATGCAAAGCGAGGCAAAACCATACAAGCCGGCGGCAACATCGCTCACTGTGCACACGAAGCGCAATCTGGAATCCTTGGAGCAACAGATGCGCCAGGCCGAGctgaaagcaaagaaagcggaagagaagacTGCTCTCGCCTTCGAACACCAGGTCATCTTGGGCCATGTCTCCTTGTTGACGGATTTGATCTGTGTTCCTTCCCCGACAAACCCCTCGCGGAGTTATATCCTGACTGCGGATCGTGATGAACATATCCGCGTGTCACGCGGTGTTCCGCAAGCACACGTCATTGAGCAGTATTGCCTGGGCCACACGGCCTTTATCAGCAAGCTCTGCGTTCCCTCGTGGGCCCCAGAGCTTCTCGTCTCAGGTGGCGGGGACAACTATATTATGTTGTGGGAATGGACTGAGGGACGGATGCTGCAAAAGATCCCGTTACTTGACTCGTCGGAGGCCACGGAAGTCATTGTGCGTGGAATCTGGGAAGTTTCGTTTGCACAGGTAGCAGGCATGGATGACCCGCTACGGGCTATTCTGGTGGCACTTGAAGG ATCGTCGCAACTTCTTTGCTTCACGCTCGAAAAAGATAGCACAttgaagcagcagcttccCATCCAGCTTTCTGGGAATGTGTTGGATCTAGTCGCCATTGAGTCGCGCAATGCGATTGCCGTCTCCGTTGATACTGTGCACCAGCAGAATTCTACTGATACGTGGAAGCCGAGCGTCGAGTCGCCGCAGATGCTTCTTGAATGCCTCCAGGCCGAGAACCAGGTGGATGGCTTGCATTGGAATCCGTCTCCTGATCCTCTGGCCGGTCACATCGCCTCGCAGGGTACTACTGGGCTGGGAGAGGCGCTGGATgacaagcagaagaaagcaCTGGCCGGTTCGCTGTATAGCCTGGGCAACCTGCGCAAGCGATCTTGGGACGAATAA
- a CDS encoding uncharacterized protein (ID:PFLUO_007215-T1.cds;~source:funannotate): MAVEKPEKNVNFGQAVAKGLGIKLPYRDPLGATGEPVTRGESTFSVGTVDTYSYNEPEPTTTEWFQEHTPSFKDIGRYFLNLFPFLTWIRRYNLQWLFGDLVAGITVGAVVVPQGMAYAQLAKLEVQFGLYSSFMGVLVYWFFATSKDITIGPVAVMSTLTGDIVTQVTAKYPEVPPHVVASSLAVVCGGIVCFMGLIRLGFIVDFIPLPAISAFMTGSALNICSGQVPTMLGETADFSTRGSTYLIIINTLKYLPTSTIDAAMGVTAMVMLYAIRSGCMFAAKKMPHRARIFFFASTLRTVFVILFYTMISAAVNLHRQDNPAFSLLGHVPRGFQNAAVPKLESKVIAAFGGQLPAAVIVLLIEHIAISKSFGRVNNYTINPSQEFVGIGVTNLLGPFLGAYPATGSFSRTAIKSKAGVRTPLAGVITSVVVLLAIYALPALFFYIPKASLAGVIIHAVGDLITPPNTVYQFWRVAPLDCLIFFIGVLVTMFTSIEDGIYCTICVSVAVLLFRVAKARGHFLGKVTIHSVVGDHLLDGDGKYGSFGASKAPAEDDDEDRFHRSIFLPINHTDGSNPDVDVEQPYPGIFIYRFSEGFNYPNANHYTDNLVQTVFRHTRRTNAHAYSRNGDRPWNDPGPKAGQDGMNEQNLPLLQAIILDFSSVNNVDTTSIQNLIDVRNQLDLYTTPRTVQWHFAHINNRWTKRALAAAGFGYPTPTSNEGFHRWKPIFSVAEIEGSGSAAAHAEIMNNERERAEQLQAHHKTEDVEAGIKTASEQESTTQVTEASSSSAENSDINSEDHFKRDLTDSKAYRSRRKMALIQGMNRPFFHIDLTSALQSAVANSSDSIPHVD, encoded by the exons ATGGCtgtcgagaagcccgagaagAACGTCAACTTCGGCCAGGCTGTGGCCAAGGGTCTGGGCATCAAGCTGCCCTACAGAGACCCTCTAGGTGCCACTGGCGAGCCCGTCACCCGCGGCGAGTCGACCTTCTCCGTCGGCACCGTGGACACCTACTCGTACAATGAACCCGAaccgaccaccaccgagtGGTTCCAGGAACATACCCCGTCGTTCAAGGATATCGGCCGTTATTTCTTGAatctcttccccttcctgACCTGGATCCGCCGGTATAACTTGCAATGGTTGTTCGGTGACCTAGTGGCCG GTATCACTGTGGGAGCCGTGGTCGTGCCGCAAGGTATGGCGTACGCGCAACTGGCGAAGTTGGAAGTGCAGTTCGGTCTCTACTCGTCGTTTATGGGCGTGCTGGTTTACTGGTTCTTTGCGACCTCCAAAGATATCACAATTGGACCCGTCGCGGTCATGTCGACCCTGACAGGTGATATTGTCACCCAGGTCACCGCGAAGTATCCCGAAGTGCCACCACATGTGGTCGCGTCCTCCTTAGCCGTCGTCTGCGGTGGCATTGTCTGTTTCATGGGTCTGATCCGACTGGGGTTCATTGTGGATTTCATCCCGCTTCCTGCCATTTCGGCGTTCATGACCGGATCGGCTTTGAATATCTGCTCTGGACAGGTGCCGACCATGCTCGGCGAGACGGCGGACTTCTCTACCCGCGGCTCGACCTAtctgatcatcatcaacaccCTCAAGTATCTGCCCACCTCCACAATCGATGCGGCCATGGGTGTGACTGCTATGGTGATGCTGTACGCGATCCGTTCGGGATGCATGTTCgccgcgaagaagatgccTCACCGGGCCcggatattcttcttcgcgTCTACCCTGCGGACGGTGTTTGTGATTCTATTTTACACCATGATCAGTGCTGCGGTCAACCTGCACCGCCAGGACAACCCGGCCTTTTCGCTTTTGGGACATGTTCCGCGCGGCTTCCAGAATGCCGCTGTGCCTAAGCTCGAGTCGAAGGTCATCGCTGCCTTTGGTGGTCAGCTGCCCGCCGCCGTGATTGTGCTTTTGATCGAACATATCGCGATCTCCAAGTCCTTTGGCCGTGTCAACAACTATACCATCAACCCCTCGCAGGAGTTTGTCGGGATTGGCGTCACTAACCTGCTTGGTCCGTTCCTGGGTGCCTACCCGGCAACTGGATCTTTCTCCCGTACTGCCATCAAGTCGAAGGCCGGGGTTCGTACCCCGTTGGCAGGTGTGATTACGTCGGTCGTTGTCTTGTTGGCCATCTACGCCCTGCCCgcgctcttcttctacaTTCCCAAGGCATCCCTCGCTGGTGTCATCATTCACGCCGTCGGTGACCTGATCACGCCGCCCAATACTGTCTACCAGTTCTGGCGCGTGGCACCACTGGACTGCCTTATCTTCTTCATTGGTGTGCTTGTGACGATGTTCACCTCTATTGAAGACGGTATCTACTGCACGATCTGTGTCTCCGTGGCTGTGCTGCTTTTCCGCGTGGCCAAGGCCCGCGGCCATTTCCTGGGCAAGGTGACCATCCACTCCGTGGTTGGCGACCATCTACTGGATGGCGACGGCAAGTACGGCTCCTTCGGAGCCAGCAAGGCCCcggccgaggacgatgatgaggaccGCTTTCACCGgtccatcttccttcccatcAACCACACCGATGGTTCCAACCCGGATGTCGACGTGGAGCAGCCGTACCCGGGCATCTTCATCTACCGCTTCTCCGAAGGCTTCAACTACCCCAACGCCAATCATTACACGGACAACCTGGTGCAGACCGTCTTCCGGCACACCCGCCGCACGAACGCGCACGCATACTCGCGCAACGGCGACCGGCCATGGAATGACCCGGGCCCGAAGGCGGGCCAAGATGGAATGAACGAACAGAACCTGCCGCTTCTGCAggccatcatcctcgatTTCTCGTCCGTGAACAACGTGGACACGACCTCGATCCAGAATTTGATCGATGTGCGCAACCAGCTTGATCTATATACCACGCCGCGCACCGTGCAGTGGCACTTCGCCCACATCAACAACCGGTGGACGAAGCGCGctctggccgccgccggcttCGGATACCCGACCCCAACCTCGAACGAGGGGTTCCACCGCTGGAAGCCTATCTTCAGCGTGGCCGAGATCGAAGGCAGCGGGTCCGCCGCGGCGCACGCGGAGATCATGAACAACGAGCGCGAGCGCGCGGAGCAGCTACAAGCGCACCACAAGACCGAGGACGTCGAGGCGGGCATCAAGACCGCCTCCGAGCAGGAGAGCACGACCCAGGTCACCGAggcctcgtcgtccagcgcCGAGAACAGCGACATCAACTCCGAGGATCACTTCAAGCGCGATCTGACGGACAGCAAGGCCTACCGCTCCCGTCGCAAGATGGCCCTCATCCAAGGCATGAACCGGCCATTCTTCCACATCGACTTGACCAGCGCCCTGCAAAGTGCCGTGGCCAACTCATCCGACTCGATCCCCCACGTCGACTga
- a CDS encoding uncharacterized protein (ID:PFLUO_007211-T1.cds;~source:funannotate): MDQDPGFIAAVEEAKKGAAEGGVPIGAALVSKDGKILGRGHNMRVQKGSAILHAEMSALEQSGRLPASAYEGATMYTTLSPCDMCTGACVLYKVKRVVVGENQNFQGGEELLLNRGKELVVLDNAECKELMATFIKEKPELWNEDIAV; this comes from the exons ATGGATCAAGACCCGGGTTTCATTGCTGCCGTCGAGGAAGCTAAGAAAGGTGcggccgagggcggcgtcCCCATCGGCGCCGCGCTGGTTTCCAAGGATGGAAAGATCCTCGGCCGCGGACATAACATGCGCGTGCAGAAGGGCAGCGCCATTCTTCAT GCTGAGATGTCCGCGCTGGAGCAGTCGGGCCGCCTGCCGGCTTCGGCCTACGAGGGCGCCACCATGTACACCACCCTCTCGCCGTGCGATATGTGCACGGGTGCCTGCGTGCTTTACAAGGTGAAGCGCGTGGTCGTTGGCGAGAACCAGAACTTCCAGGGTGGggaggagctgctgctgaaCCGCGGCAAGGAGCTGGTTGTGCTGGATAACGCCGAGTGCAAGGAGCTGATGGCCACGTTtatcaaggagaagccggagCTGTG GAACGAGGACATTGCCGTCTAA
- a CDS encoding uncharacterized protein (ID:PFLUO_007210-T1.cds;~source:funannotate), which produces MAGRYLPEYHEAKGGRDFFECCRSPEIASTLTLQPIDRYAGLIDAAIIFSDILVIPQAMGMTVEMVDKKGPHFPEPLQSPTDGQYERVMAKKVDVKAELDYVYKAITLTRYKLQGRVPLIGFCGAPWTLLCYMVEGGGSKLFVESKKWVYKYPTESQALLQKIAEVCVEYLALQVAAGAQLVQVFDSWAGELSPSSFGSFSLPYLRHISANLPKRLNEMGLEPVPMTVFAKGAWYALDDLCDSGYNVVGLDWLHDPAEAMRIANGRVTIQGNADPGMLYGGRAAITPTVEHMVKGFKQGKQGWIANLGHGVTPFVDPENLKFFFEEIHRLTAS; this is translated from the exons ATGG CGGGCCGCTACCTCCCCGAGTACCACGAAGCGAAGGGCGGCCGGGATTTCTTCGAATGCTGCCGCTCGCCGGAAATCGCCTCGACCCTAACCCTCCAGCCCATTGATCGCTACGCGGGGCTCATCGATGCCGCAATTatcttctccgacatccTAGTCATCCCGCAGGCGATGGGCATGACGGTGGAAATGGTCGACAAGAAGGGCCCGCACTTTCCGGAGCCGCTGCAGTCGCCGACGGACGGCCAGTACGAGAGAgtgatggcgaagaaggtcgaCGTCAAGGCTGAGCTGGACTATGTCTACAAGGCGATCACGCTCACTCGGTACAAGCTGCAGGGCCGTGTGCCCCTCATCGGCTTCTGCGGCGCACCCTGGACGCTGCTGTGCTACATGGTGGAAGGGGGCGGGAGCAAGCTCTTCGTGGAGTCAAAGAAATGGGTCTACAAGTATCCTACGGAGTCGCAGGCGCTGTTGCAGAAGATCGCCGAGGTCTGTGTCGAGTACCTGGCGCTCCAGGTTGCAGCGGGCGCGCAGCTCGTGCAGGTCTTTGACTCGTGGGCCGGTGAGCTGTCGCCGAGCTCGTTCGGCTCGTTCTCGCTCCCTTACTTGCGTCATATCTCTGCGAATCTGCCGAAGCGGCTCAATGAGATGGGACTGGAGCCCGTGCCTATGACTGTCTTTGCCAAGGGTGCTTGGTACGCGCTCGATGACCTCTGCGATTCGGGATACAATGTCGTTGGTCTGGACTGGCTTCATGACCCTGCGGAGGCCATGCGTATTGCCAATGGCCGGGTGACTATCCAGGGCAATGCGGATCCGGGAATGCTTTACGGAGGCCGTGCGGCTATTACGCCAACGGTCGAGCACATGGTCAAGGGATTCAAACAGGGCAAGCAAGGATGGATTGCCAATCTTGGTCACG GCGTCACTCCCTTCGTCGACCCGGAGAACTTGAAGTTCTTCTTTGAAGAGATCCATCGATTGACGGCATCTTAG
- a CDS encoding uncharacterized protein (ID:PFLUO_007216-T1.cds;~source:funannotate), which produces MAPTKQELSLLINPLVPECVQHNNRVLSTLHSLTSFLLGLSAGILALQSSSGFLFYGLGTVLVSGLFHLLLIQRSDGAGAGAFFPGSNNGEIDGVVEMDPKSHRVRMQLASKPGQLIRRSGAWRDVWFGGGVFSEALSGFVLGWAGVGGVLR; this is translated from the exons ATGGCGCCCACCAAGCAGGAGCTGTCCCTGCTCATCAATCCGCTGGTGCCGGAGTGCGTCCAGCACAACAACCGG GTCCTCTCAACCTTACACTCCCTAACCTCCTTCCTCCTGGGCCTGTCAGCCGGGATTCTCGCCCTGCAATCCAGCTCCGGCTTCCTCTTCTACGGTCTCGGCACGGTCCTCGTCTCAGGActcttccacctccttctGATTCAGCGCTCCGACGGCGCGGGCGCGGGCGCGTTCTTCCCCGGCAGCAATAACGGCGAGATTGACGGCGTGGTCGAGATGGATCCGAAGAGTCACCGTGTGCGCATGCAGTTGGCTTCGAAGCCGGGTCAGCTGATCAGGAGGAGTGGTGCTTGGCGGGATGTTTGGTTTGGGGGTGGTGTTTTCTCCGAGGCGCTTAGTGGGTTTGTCCTCGGGTGGGCgggtgtgggtggtgtttTGAGGTGA
- a CDS encoding uncharacterized protein (ID:PFLUO_007213-T1.cds;~source:funannotate), whose product MIHIHYRGKFLSLLGSDGTTPLYTVKVCRETPQMELVRMNGSAAARSTSPQMPELCTASFKNLSLNVALSIRGIQVHLKRQGTFSRAYVFESTASPGTTLLWEADGALTGDFKLSDQFTGRVVARFRNRLFSTSEVGSLEIIGEVEEVLQDEVVISCLAVLVMVQSLNLATMVLVGGSP is encoded by the coding sequence ATGATCCACATCCACTACCGCGGCAAattcctctccctcctcggGTCAGACGGCACCACACCGCTGTACACCGTCAAAGTATGCCGCGAAACACCCCAAATGGAACTCGTGCGGATGAACGGCAGCGCCGCAGCCCGAAGCACCAGCCCCCAGATGCCGGAACTATGCACTGCATCTTTCAAAAATCTAAGCCTAAACGTTGCCCTCAGCATAAGAGGTATACAAGTCCATCTCAAACGCCAGGGCACGTTCTCACGCGCCTATGTCTTCGAGAGCACTGCTTCCCCCGGCACGACGTTGCTCTGGGAAGCGGATGGTGCGCTGACAGGGGATTTCAAGTTGAGTGATCAGTTCACAGGCCGGGTTGTGGCGAGGTTTCGGAATAGGCTGTTTTCTACCTCTGAGGTTGGGTCGTTGGAGATAATaggggaggtggaggaggtgctaCAGGATGAGGTTGTGATTAGTTGTTTGGCGGTGCTGGTTATGGTGCAGAGCTTGAATTTGGCCACAATGGTTTTGGTTGGGGGGAGTCCATAG
- a CDS encoding uncharacterized protein (ID:PFLUO_007212-T1.cds;~source:funannotate), whose translation MVKETKFYDCLGVPATASDAQLKSAYKKGALKFHPDKNTNNPDAAEKFKELSHAYETLSDPQKRQLYDQYGEEGLEHGGGAGGMNAEDLFSQFFGGGGAFGGMFGGGMREQGPKKARTIHHVHKVNLEDIYRGKVSKLALQKSVICPGCDGRGGKEGAVKECTGCNGSGMKTMMRQMGPMIQRFQTVCPDCNGEGENIRDKDRCKRCNGKKTTVERKVLHVHVDKGVRDGHKIEFRGEGDQMPGSLPGDVVFEIEQKPHPRFQRKNDDLFYQAEIDLLTALGGGTIHVEHLDERWLTVNIAPGEVIVPDAIKVIAGQGMPSFRHHDHGNLYIKFDVKFPEKDQLRNLELLEQVLPPRKQQPQPPADAMVEDFELENIDTSEGSQARAHGAAGVMDEDDEDMPAGAERVQCASQ comes from the exons ATGGTCAAGGAAACCAAGTTTTACGATTGCCTGGGG GTCCCTGCCACGGCCTCTGATGCCCAACTGAAGTCGGCTTACAAGAAGGGTGCTCTCAAGTTTCACCCGG ATAAAAATACCAACAACCCCGATGCCGCCGAGAAGTTCAAGGAGCTGTCGCACGCCTACGAGACCCTGTCCGACCCGCAGAAGCGTCAACTCTACGACCAGTATGGCGAGGAAGGCCTGGAGCACGGTGGCGGTGCCGGAGGAATGAATGCCGAGGACCTCTTCTCGCagttcttcggcggcggcggtgccTTTGGCGGCATGTTCGGCGGTGGAATGCGCGAGCAGGGCCCCAAGAAGGCCCGCACGATCCACCACGTGCACAAGGTCAACCTGGAGGACATCTACCGAGGCAAGGTGTCGAAATTGGCGTTGCAGAAGTCCGTCATCTGCCCGGGCTGTGACGGCCGCGGCGGAAAGGAGGGCGCGGTCAAGGAGTGCACGGGTTGCAATGGCAGCGGtatgaagacgatgatgcgCCAGATGGGCCCCATGATCCAGCGCTTCCAGACCGTCTGCCCGGACTGCAATGGCGAGGGTGAGAACATCCGTGACAAGGACCGCTGCAAGCGCTGCAACGGCAAGAAGACCACCGTCGAGCGCAAGGTGCTGCACGTCCATGTCGACAAGGGTGTGCGTGACGGCCACAAGATCGAGTTCCGCGGCGAGGGTGATCAGATGCCCGGTTCGCTGCCCGGTGATGTCgtcttcgagatcgagcagaAGCCCCACCCGCGATTCCAGCGCAAAAACGACGACCTCTTCTACCAGGCCGAGATTGACCTGCTGACCGCACTGGGCGGCGGTACTATCCACGTTGAGCACCTCGATGAGCGGTGGTTGACCGTGAACATCGCACCCGGCGAAGTTATCGTTCCTG ATGCGATCAAGGTTATCGCCGGCCAGGGTATGCCCTCGTTCcgccaccacgaccacggcaACCTCTACATCAAGTTCGACGTCAAGTTCCCCGAGAAGGACCAGCTGCGCAACCTAGAACTTCTGGAACAGGTTCTGCCTCCCCGCAAGCAGCAGCCCCAGCCTCCTGCCGATGCTATGGTTGAGGACTTCGAGCTCGAGAACATCGACACCAGCGAAGGCTCCCAGGCCCGCGCCCACGGTGCTGCCGGGGtcatggacgaagatgacgaggacaTGCCTGCGGGTGCTGAGCGGGTGCAGTGCGCCTCTCAGTAA